Proteins encoded in a region of the Nitrospirota bacterium genome:
- a CDS encoding type II toxin-antitoxin system RelE/ParE family toxin: MKYDLVYTQRAVKDIEKLDHKIKDRIGKTLLRYKVDPLHHAERLTDSNLGSYRFRVGDYRIVFDIEKDKIVVLRVGHRREIYKQR, translated from the coding sequence GTGAAATATGACCTTGTCTATACCCAAAGGGCTGTAAAAGATATAGAAAAGTTAGACCATAAAATAAAAGACAGAATAGGTAAGACCCTTCTCCGTTATAAGGTTGATCCTTTACACCATGCTGAAAGACTTACTGATTCCAACCTCGGTTCTTATCGTTTCAGGGTAGGAGATTACAGGATTGTTTTTGATATAGAGAAAGATAAGATTGTTGTCTTGAGGGTAGGGCATAGAAGAGAGATTTACAAACAAAGGTAG
- a CDS encoding Rne/Rng family ribonuclease, which produces MPTEIIINAAPEETRVALMENKEVAELYIDRRKESGVVGNIYKGKVVKILPGIQAAFVDIGLDRAAFLYVSDAGADAEEYARMIEEEGFDGKLELKSTKYSIEEILQEGQEIVVQVAKEPIGTKGARITSYISLPGRHIVLMPTVDHIGISRRIKDGKERTRLKEMVQEIKKEGMGYIVRTASEGVDKESLAADAEFLELLWENVQKKKDGPTAPVMLYSELDLIFRTVRDIFTSSIDRLVIDSRTEYERIKEFVRLYLPAMLPRVELYQGDESLFESYGIEAELNRALDKKVWLKSGGYIVIDHTEALTVIDVNTGKYVGKRDPEETITQTNLEAVKEVAYQLRLRNIGGIIIIDFIDMEKEKNRDKVFNSMQEAFSQDRAKTNIIRMSELGLIEMSRKRTRENIMRTLCEPCHYCNGHGYTKSPTTVCYEIFRKIRKISRTTKDRKVIVTVHPSVAGHIFDDERHILEELEKEFQKRIIIKSDAGIHVEEFDIVTI; this is translated from the coding sequence ATGCCTACAGAGATAATAATAAATGCAGCACCTGAAGAGACGAGAGTTGCCCTCATGGAAAATAAAGAGGTTGCAGAACTCTATATTGACAGGAGAAAAGAGAGCGGGGTCGTAGGGAATATTTACAAAGGCAAGGTGGTCAAAATCCTTCCGGGGATTCAGGCGGCCTTTGTTGACATCGGCCTTGATCGGGCTGCCTTTCTGTACGTCAGCGATGCCGGTGCTGATGCTGAAGAATATGCAAGGATGATTGAAGAAGAGGGTTTTGACGGCAAGCTGGAACTTAAATCTACAAAATACAGTATTGAAGAGATACTGCAGGAAGGGCAGGAGATTGTGGTTCAGGTCGCTAAAGAACCTATAGGGACAAAAGGGGCACGCATCACATCTTATATATCTTTACCGGGCCGGCACATTGTATTGATGCCGACAGTAGACCACATCGGGATATCCCGGCGTATCAAAGACGGCAAGGAGCGTACAAGATTAAAGGAGATGGTGCAGGAGATTAAAAAGGAAGGGATGGGATATATTGTCAGGACTGCAAGCGAGGGGGTTGATAAAGAATCACTGGCCGCTGACGCAGAATTCCTCGAACTGTTATGGGAGAATGTTCAGAAGAAGAAAGATGGACCTACTGCACCTGTCATGCTCTATTCCGAACTTGACCTGATATTCAGGACTGTGCGGGACATATTTACAAGCAGTATAGACAGGCTTGTTATAGATTCAAGGACAGAATATGAAAGGATAAAGGAGTTTGTACGCCTCTATCTTCCGGCCATGCTGCCGAGGGTGGAGTTATATCAGGGGGATGAATCGTTATTTGAATCTTACGGCATAGAGGCTGAGTTAAACAGGGCATTGGATAAGAAGGTGTGGTTAAAGTCCGGCGGATACATTGTTATTGACCACACTGAGGCACTGACAGTTATAGATGTAAATACAGGTAAATATGTCGGCAAGAGGGACCCTGAAGAGACCATCACCCAGACTAACCTTGAGGCTGTCAAAGAGGTGGCCTACCAACTCAGGCTCAGGAACATAGGCGGGATAATCATTATAGATTTTATTGACATGGAAAAGGAGAAGAACAGGGACAAGGTCTTCAATTCCATGCAGGAGGCATTCTCACAGGATCGTGCAAAGACCAATATCATACGGATGTCAGAGCTTGGCCTGATAGAGATGTCGAGAAAGCGGACAAGGGAAAATATCATGCGCACACTGTGCGAGCCGTGCCACTACTGCAACGGACATGGCTACACAAAATCCCCTACAACAGTCTGCTATGAGATATTCAGAAAAATAAGAAAGATCTCCCGCACAACAAAAGACAGAAAGGTCATCGTCACCGTCCACCCCAGCGTCGCAGGCCATATCTTTGATGACGAAAGACACATCCTAGAGGAACTGGAAAAGGAATTCCAGAAGAGGATAATCATAAAGAGTGACGCGGGGATACATGTAGAGGAGTTTGATATAGTTACGATTTAA